From the genome of Flavipsychrobacter sp., one region includes:
- a CDS encoding tail fiber domain-containing protein has translation MKKLFLLGILACSLIAPELIAQTVNGSGTPSYHSKWTGSSTTTSTLSNAILWDDGTTVYLGPTPSPWFGGPTPWNFMYIQGTATNAGGRSVGINAELFDVSPSGTAQGIVMNVQNNRTNIGFNSYAANGVSSIAGLFAASASTEQQSNTVDGIRSTSTGNNNTTHAYGGDFTATNGIANSAVRATAQATNYTLYNTGVEAFATSNGFNARSFGIHASITNSSQGTATSTSTTGSFAGFFEASGAPNAAGYFNGNVWYTGALNSTSDKKFKENIKPIENAIDIITKLQSKTYTFKSDFKTFNFDEGNQFGFIAQDVEKVLPELVNKATNPARYDVNGIKTAEEVEFKAVEYVQLIPILTAGIQEQQAIIKSQNERIETLEDRLRKIEAGTTGINTNGNLLDGAELFQNVPNPFKGYTSISYRLPGNTTEAKIMIFDMNGSKIKQVQLEGQGQGKVDINATELSAGMYLYSLMINGAEVITKRMVVE, from the coding sequence ATGAAAAAATTATTTTTATTGGGCATACTAGCCTGTTCTTTAATTGCTCCAGAATTGATTGCGCAAACAGTCAATGGCTCTGGAACACCTAGTTATCATTCTAAATGGACAGGTTCCTCAACAACTACTAGCACATTGTCAAACGCAATTTTATGGGATGACGGCACTACCGTTTATTTAGGCCCTACACCCTCGCCATGGTTTGGAGGTCCAACACCTTGGAATTTTATGTATATACAAGGCACAGCAACAAATGCTGGAGGAAGGAGTGTAGGTATTAATGCTGAATTATTTGATGTTTCGCCAAGTGGAACAGCTCAAGGTATTGTAATGAATGTCCAAAATAATAGAACGAATATTGGTTTTAACTCCTATGCAGCAAACGGAGTTAGCTCGATAGCAGGATTATTTGCTGCCTCTGCTTCAACAGAACAACAATCGAATACTGTAGATGGTATACGATCAACTTCAACAGGTAATAACAATACAACACATGCTTATGGCGGCGACTTTACAGCAACAAATGGGATTGCTAATTCTGCTGTCAGAGCTACAGCGCAAGCTACAAATTATACATTGTACAATACTGGTGTAGAAGCATTTGCAACATCAAACGGTTTTAATGCTAGATCCTTTGGCATACATGCTTCTATTACAAATTCTTCACAAGGAACTGCAACATCTACTAGCACAACAGGAAGTTTTGCTGGTTTTTTTGAAGCTAGCGGAGCCCCAAATGCAGCTGGATATTTTAACGGTAATGTTTGGTATACAGGAGCATTGAATTCTACTTCTGACAAGAAATTTAAAGAGAACATCAAACCTATTGAAAATGCAATAGATATAATTACAAAATTACAATCTAAGACATACACATTTAAAAGCGATTTTAAAACATTTAATTTCGATGAAGGAAATCAGTTTGGCTTTATTGCACAAGATGTAGAAAAAGTGTTGCCAGAGCTAGTTAATAAAGCTACAAATCCTGCTAGGTATGATGTAAATGGTATCAAAACAGCCGAAGAAGTAGAATTTAAAGCTGTAGAATATGTGCAGCTTATACCTATTCTTACTGCTGGCATTCAAGAACAGCAAGCAATTATTAAATCACAAAATGAGAGAATTGAAACTTTAGAAGATCGGTTAAGAAAAATTGAAGCTGGCACTACTGGTATAAATACCAATGGTAATCTATTAGATGGAGCTGAGTTGTTTCAAAATGTCCCTAATCCTTTCAAAGGTTATACTTCAATAAGCTATCGTCTGCCTGGAAACACCACAGAAGCAAAAATCATGATATTTGATATGAATGGCAGTAAAATAAAACAAGTTCAACTAGAAGGACAAGGCCAAGGAAAGGTTGATATTAATGCTACTGAATTATCAGCTGGCATGTATTTATATAGCCTAATGATTAATGGTGCGGAAGTAATTACGAAGCGTATGGTTGTTGAATAA
- a CDS encoding T9SS type A sorting domain-containing protein — MKKLLFIASTIMLLGGVVHAQELFLPEASIVAGVDIEGTFPHFNSTVTSGSQATTASHFRLIGKVYAKHNNSEFVTLDSITYKYGYGRGGDVTAEAPNDDRNILFDESNTYEYNAATKTFVNKLKRTQLFDNNDRITNLTYSVWKNHLSNYTDSARYLYGYSADGKMTSSVSQVWFGTIWANSVSSSLVYNSNNNITKMHSKLYEIEFVYGTNNKITQTIDKEVKNGKLTYSERKTYTYGTNGDVSTYVLEKWDDISKYWVNTNKWEYNNTGTPNVEEEVMYTWNGTGWLKSTRNYFYYDAARNDILVEKKMQRYSNSQNMFINVRTEIWAYNANNQPTVMTSKTWDATSNSFISTTGDEQVRFLYEYYNPTSINNISLSSNISTYPTPAGSQVNVAVKWDKPQAFDLALVDMTGKVLLNRHVDATIDYTTSISVASLPSGNYFVKLSNSNIQLTERVVVAH, encoded by the coding sequence ATGAAAAAACTATTATTCATCGCATCAACAATAATGCTTCTGGGAGGAGTAGTACATGCACAAGAGCTCTTTCTGCCGGAGGCTAGTATCGTTGCTGGTGTTGATATAGAAGGCACTTTCCCTCATTTTAATAGTACTGTTACCAGTGGTAGTCAAGCAACTACAGCATCGCACTTCAGATTAATAGGTAAGGTATATGCTAAGCATAATAATAGCGAGTTTGTAACGCTAGACTCAATAACTTATAAGTACGGATATGGCAGAGGAGGAGATGTAACGGCAGAAGCTCCTAACGATGACAGAAATATATTGTTTGACGAGAGTAATACATATGAATACAATGCAGCTACAAAGACTTTTGTAAATAAACTAAAACGTACTCAGCTATTTGATAATAATGACCGTATTACTAACCTTACTTATAGTGTATGGAAAAATCATTTAAGTAACTATACCGATTCGGCAAGATATTTATACGGCTACTCTGCCGATGGCAAAATGACGTCGTCAGTATCTCAAGTATGGTTTGGCACTATTTGGGCCAATAGTGTTAGCTCTAGCTTGGTATACAATAGCAATAATAATATTACCAAAATGCACTCCAAACTCTATGAAATAGAGTTTGTATACGGCACCAATAATAAGATAACGCAGACAATAGATAAAGAGGTAAAGAACGGGAAGTTGACCTATAGTGAGCGTAAAACCTACACTTATGGTACTAATGGAGATGTTTCGACCTATGTCTTGGAAAAATGGGATGATATCTCTAAATATTGGGTGAACACCAATAAATGGGAATATAATAATACGGGAACTCCTAATGTAGAAGAAGAGGTAATGTATACTTGGAATGGTACTGGTTGGTTAAAATCAACAAGGAACTATTTTTACTATGATGCTGCAAGGAATGATATATTGGTTGAAAAGAAAATGCAGCGCTACAGTAACAGCCAGAATATGTTTATAAATGTGCGTACAGAGATATGGGCTTACAATGCTAACAATCAGCCTACTGTAATGACTAGTAAAACATGGGATGCGACTAGCAATAGCTTTATCAGCACTACAGGTGATGAGCAAGTTCGCTTTTTGTATGAATACTATAATCCAACATCTATTAATAATATTTCTCTAAGTAGTAATATAAGTACTTATCCTACTCCTGCAGGCAGCCAAGTTAATGTAGCTGTAAAATGGGACAAACCACAAGCTTTTGATCTTGCATTAGTGGACATGACAGGAAAAGTCTTACTCAATAGACATGTAGATGCTACTATTGATTACACTACGTCTATTTCTGTAGCATCATTACCTTCCGGAAATTATTTTGTTAAGTTAAGTAACTCTAACATTCAGCTTACTGAAAGAGTGGTTGTAGCACATTAA